In Shewanella glacialimarina, the genomic stretch TTTAGATTATCAATAAAAATAATACCCTGCTCATCAATGTGCTGAATATATAAGCTTATCCATTCAGTGTCTTCTGGATCAAATCCATATTTTAATAGCCAAATTTCAATTTCATTGTTTGTTCCATATCTTATAAAGTTCTTTAAAATTTTGGCTCTAAAATCTTCGGTTTCTTGATAATAAATGGTTAGGGCAGCACACAAAGGATCTGATAAAGATAAACTGATAACTTTATCTAAATAATCATACGTATCATATACTAATAGGTCATAATCAAATGTATTAACTGATGCGCCTCTTCCAAATAAGCTAATTGCTCTAGCGCCTTTATTTGGAAGGCTTTCAGCTCTTGCAGAGTATTCAATTTTTATATCATCAAGCGCTTCATTATATTCATTTTGCGAAACGACTTTTTCTTTTAATTTCTTAAGTAAGGCGCGCCTTTCATCTCTTCTAGTTAAGTATGAATGCCTTAAAGATAGTGTCTCGCTAAAAGCTTTCCCTTGAATTCTCCAAAGTAATAAAGGAATAGATGCACTTAAAATCGTTTGCTCTTGTTTTGTTAAAGAGTCTCTCTTTAAATGAGTGATGTATATTTTCTTTAATTTATCTTTTAATTTCCTTCTATCTGATGACTTTATTTCATAATATTGGTGACCACCTATTGCTTTATCACCATGAATCAATTTGTCTAAAACAAATCGAATGTCTGACTTAATATTTGAGTTCTTTAGGCGCTCTACTTGTGATTCTGTTAAATGAAGATCATCGTTAAATGTATTAGTCTTAATCGCGGTTATCAAGTCAGAGTAATCTTCAGGTATATCTTTTGAATCATCATCGAGCTTTGAAGTAGGCTCTAGTTCAATAGTTGATACAATTCGAATTTTAAAAGTATTTACATTTTCTTTATTTATTATCGTATAGCCGAAATCGAATTGATTAGGCGTTTGCGTTGTTCGTCCTGCCCTCCCAATCAAATTTTTTAAGGTTAACTTATTCATATTATGAAAGTTGTCAATCCAAACGCAATCAAATGGCATATTGATACCTTGATTTAGGGTAGCAGTTGCAAAACAAATCCTCGCATAACCATCTCTTACAAATTGTTCTATCAATAACCTTGCCTTTAAAGGCATTGAACCGTGATGAACGACTATACCTCTCTCCATTAAAGACAAAAAAGATGACTGTTTACCAAACTGTCTTTCAGAGGCTCCAATATATTGTGTCAATTCTTCTACTATTTTTATCGCAGATGGTTGTTTCAAAATAGGGCACAATGAAATATATTTACCAAAACCTTCAATATGTCCACCATTTAAAATTTTGCTTTTTGAAATGTAGATTAAAACTGCTCCATCATTTTAAGGGTACTTTCTACAATATCCATTTCACATTTCACATGGGCTGATTTATTAAATGGCGAGAAATATTCGAAAACACCGTTTTCATCTCTTGATAAGTAGACTTTACCAACGTTATTTTGTTTAAAACTATTTGAACTGGAGTTTTTGAAAAATCTATGTTTAGTTAACTGGGCCTCGGGATTAGATACAAATGGGTGAGCAAATACCTTCTTGGCATTTGGGAATGATTTTTCAGTTCTCCTAACAAATGCATCAAATGATATGCCTCTTATGGGTTCTTCTGATAATTGTGCCTCATCAAATAGGAAAAGCCCTATTTCAAATTCATCAGAATATTTAAAAAGTTCAACACCTCTCTCTGGTGTAATAATAAATACCCGTCGTGCAGTATGGTGTTGATTAATATTTTCAATGAATTGTAGAACCAATACCTCTTTGCCAACAAGTTCTACTACTAATGAATAAAATTCAGCAATCAATGCTCTTGAAGGTACAATGATAACAATGTCATGTAGTTCTTCTTTTATTAAATCTCTAAAAAGATGAGACTTACCAGTACTTGTTGGTGCTGAAAATGAATAGAATTTTTTTGTTGAAATAGATTTGTATGCACTGGCCTGCATAGGAGTAAAAGGCTTACCAAATTGATCTTCTATAGTATTTCCTAAATTTTTATACACTGATTCTATAAAGGATTTAGGTTTAGTGATTTTATAAAATAGTCCCATAACGCTAAGGATTTTAGCCTCATACTCGCTAAAAATATCAGGATAATGAATTTTTATTAAACTTAATTTTTCTAACGTAGCCATATTTATAGGCCCTGACTCATGAAACTCTCTAATTGCACTTTCAAGAACTTCTCGAATTCCTATTCCTTGGATTATATTTTTAAGCACTAACTTTTACTCCAATTAAATATACTGCTTCATAGGTCAGTAATGTCTTCATATGAACGGAAGTCAGAGCATTATCCATTATTACAGCAACATCTTCGGTAGTGATAGAAAATGCAGCACTATATGCTTTTTTCCCTGCTGCGGCATTTTGTATTGCAGCCTCAGTAACAAATCTCCTAATATCTGGGAGTTCCTGAATATCTTTTTTATCATGAATAAACTCATTTATTTGTTTAAGTGCGCGGCCATGAGCATTTTTTACACCACTGTATTTTGCTTCACCAAAGGCAACTAAAGCTTCTGGTGATTCTGTATGAAAATCAAAACCTGGATTTCCCGATATTTTTTCCTTAATAAGTTCTGCTAGAGGTAGGCGGATATGAGACAAATGTTTTTTGAGGGCTGTTTGTGCAACATCAGAAACCATATATTCACCAAAGTCTTCTGATATATCGGTTTCAACGTTGTTAAGTATTTCATTAGTTACTTTATCAACTGTCCGTTTGGATCGAGCTTCATAACCCATACGATCAATTACATCCAATGGTTGCAACCAACTAGTATCCAATGCCACGGTTAGCATTTCCTTAACTCGCAATTCTAGGTCAGTAATGTCAATGGCAATTGAAAATATTTTTCCTGTTGCAGCATGTGCATAATCAGACATGTTTGTTTCAGTATAAGAGATAAGATTCATAACCATACCTTTATAATATGCTTACAATTACCAATTAAATTACTTATGTAATTTGGATAAATATTTTTTTGATAATAAATCATTTCACCACCTCACTCTTACTCAAACACCGCTGTGCCACTTGATACACAATAGCGTCGACCTGCTGTTGGCTGAGTGATTGAGTCCTGACAGAGGGTAAGGTTTTCACCAGCTGTTTGTGGCTGATGATCGGAAACGGTGGCCGTGTTTGACTGGTTACATACCAGCCTGGGAAGACGAGTACTGGGCTGGAAAAGATTTGTTCTCCAGTAGCTTTAGTGAGCCATTGGCTGACCCATTTAGCCTGTCGAGTGGCTTGTTCTAGTGGTTTAGTTTCTGTCCACGATGGGAAGTGTAAGCGACCATCTTTATAGAAAAGCTCGTAACCCTTACTGCCATTCTGATTGGGTTGAGTATGGTCTTTATGTCGCTTGTGGCGGCCTTTGGTTTCGATGGCAAATACGCCATTTTTACCTATGGCTAAGTGATCGATGTTAAAGCCGTCGGCTTGTATGTCGTGAAAGATTTGATAACCCAAAGCTTGTAAGCCAATTAACTCATTAGCTGTGGCGATTTCTGCGGTATGGCCTAAACGTAGCTTGGTGAGTTTTGAGAAGTTCTTCCATGTTTTATAACCGCAATAAGTTAATCCGATAATTGCAATAAAAGCGAAAGTATACGGGAAGGTGTTTTGGTTAATGTGTGTTTGAATGCTTTCATATGCCAGTGGAAAACAGATCACCATTACTGCCATGGTCATGCATGAGATTAAATCCATCTGTAAGTCCTGTATTTGATTCTGTAAACCAAATGCAGGAATGCGTAACAGCTGTTCACGATCAACTGGTAGCTTTACTGTGTAATCTCGATATTTCAGCAATAAGTGCATCATTAGAGCCATCAGATATATACCTGAAAGCAATATGATGATTGAAAATACGCTGTTAACTGCGCTGGTTGAAAAAGCTGTCATTATCTTCCTTGAACGAGATGTAAACTAAACGATTAAGATATTCAGTTTGAAATGCATCAAAAAGATCAAAGGGGAGGGCGTTAAGCGGTGTGCTGTGGCTTTGTGTAAACAATAGCGCGGTGGCTATAGTTTCATCCCTGATTTTGATTGCTTCACTTTTGTCGCTTTTACTGCATTAGAGCCTGCATTCCTTGTGTATTCAGACAGTAACCGATTTTGTTTACTGCTATCAATCAATATTTACTGTTTATGTGATAATAAGTGCAAAAATGTCATTGTAGAATAATGACTTGTATTAATTTGTATCCTAATTGATGGTAGTAAATGAATGGCTGAATGTGTTGTGTTAATCGGTTAGCTTTATCTGCTGGGGAAAGTTGGCGTGTGTTGTGGCAGAATAAAACCCGTTAGTGCCTGTTATTTTACTGCCTGTTTTTTTAGTGCCTGTCTTTTAAATGCCTGCTTACTTAATGCTCGGGAACTCGTGGAGCCTATGAATAAAGAATACCAAATACGAATAGATCGGGTGCTTCAGTATATTGAGGCTAATTTGACCGACAGCATTTCGCTAACTGAAGTGGCGAAAGTGAGCTATTTTTCCCCTTATCATTTTCATCGTATTTTTTCTGCCATTATGGGCGAGACTGTAAATGATTACATTGGTCGGCGTAAGCTTGAAAGAGCTGCCAATATGTTGATTTTTAATACGGAATTGTCAATCACTCAGGTGGCGTTAGACTGTGGCTTTTCATCCAGTGCTAATTTTTCTAAGGCGGTAAAACTCTACTTTGGTTTTAGTCCGTCTGAAATTAGAAACCCAGACAAAGTAAAAGATAGCAAGATTGGAAAAATATACCGCAAGTATGGAAAAGTGTTTTGTCCCGCAGATTTGTATCCTAGTCGCATTACCAATGAGGTGATGAATAACGCCAATGTGAAGGATATAAATATGAAAGTGGAAGTAAAAGACTTTGTTAGCCAACGGATGTGTATGTTGAGTTCGGCGCGAGGTTATCAACCTGAGTCGATTTTTGCCACTTGGGACAAGCTTATAGAGTGGGCTGCTAACAATGGCATTAAACACGATGAGCAACAACGTTTTGCGTTTGCCTATGACAACCCAACGGTGACGCCAGTAGATAAGTGCCGTTACGATGCTGCGATAGTGATAGGTGATAACTTAGACGTTAATTCACCGTTTACGACAACTGAAATCCCCGAAGGCAAGTATGCGGTGGTGTATTTTAAAGGCGCACCTGAAGAGGCTATTCAAGCTCAGCTGAGTTTGTATTCTGATTGGTTGCCAAATAGCGGCTTTGAGCCTGATAATTTTCCGATGTTAGAGCATTATCTGAATGACGCCAGAGTGGATGGTTATGTTGAGATGGAAATTAGAGTTAAAGTTAAGGCTATGTTGTTTAAGCAGTAGTGGCAAAGTGGCGCTAAGGCTAACGTTGTCAAACACAATAGTATGGACATAGATGATTATTGCTGTTTGTATATTTGAAATACTGCTGCAAAGATCAAAGGGGAAAGGGCAAAGGGCAAAGATCAAAGGGGAAACGTGTTACCGCTACGATTTTACCTG encodes the following:
- a CDS encoding helicase-related protein, translating into MKQPSAIKIVEELTQYIGASERQFGKQSSFLSLMERGIVVHHGSMPLKARLLIEQFVRDGYARICFATATLNQGINMPFDCVWIDNFHNMNKLTLKNLIGRAGRTTQTPNQFDFGYTIINKENVNTFKIRIVSTIELEPTSKLDDDSKDIPEDYSDLITAIKTNTFNDDLHLTESQVERLKNSNIKSDIRFVLDKLIHGDKAIGGHQYYEIKSSDRRKLKDKLKKIYITHLKRDSLTKQEQTILSASIPLLLWRIQGKAFSETLSLRHSYLTRRDERRALLKKLKEKVVSQNEYNEALDDIKIEYSARAESLPNKGARAISLFGRGASVNTFDYDLLVYDTYDYLDKVISLSLSDPLCAALTIYYQETEDFRAKILKNFIRYGTNNEIEIWLLKYGFDPEDTEWISLYIQHIDEQGIIFIDNLNDLSEDQLRIIERYIY
- a CDS encoding nuclease-related domain-containing protein is translated as MTAFSTSAVNSVFSIIILLSGIYLMALMMHLLLKYRDYTVKLPVDREQLLRIPAFGLQNQIQDLQMDLISCMTMAVMVICFPLAYESIQTHINQNTFPYTFAFIAIIGLTYCGYKTWKNFSKLTKLRLGHTAEIATANELIGLQALGYQIFHDIQADGFNIDHLAIGKNGVFAIETKGRHKRHKDHTQPNQNGSKGYELFYKDGRLHFPSWTETKPLEQATRQAKWVSQWLTKATGEQIFSSPVLVFPGWYVTSQTRPPFPIISHKQLVKTLPSVRTQSLSQQQVDAIVYQVAQRCLSKSEVVK
- a CDS encoding DEAD/DEAH box helicase; translation: MLKNIIQGIGIREVLESAIREFHESGPINMATLEKLSLIKIHYPDIFSEYEAKILSVMGLFYKITKPKSFIESVYKNLGNTIEDQFGKPFTPMQASAYKSISTKKFYSFSAPTSTGKSHLFRDLIKEELHDIVIIVPSRALIAEFYSLVVELVGKEVLVLQFIENINQHHTARRVFIITPERGVELFKYSDEFEIGLFLFDEAQLSEEPIRGISFDAFVRRTEKSFPNAKKVFAHPFVSNPEAQLTKHRFFKNSSSNSFKQNNVGKVYLSRDENGVFEYFSPFNKSAHVKCEMDIVESTLKMMEQF
- a CDS encoding AraC family transcriptional regulator; this translates as MNKEYQIRIDRVLQYIEANLTDSISLTEVAKVSYFSPYHFHRIFSAIMGETVNDYIGRRKLERAANMLIFNTELSITQVALDCGFSSSANFSKAVKLYFGFSPSEIRNPDKVKDSKIGKIYRKYGKVFCPADLYPSRITNEVMNNANVKDINMKVEVKDFVSQRMCMLSSARGYQPESIFATWDKLIEWAANNGIKHDEQQRFAFAYDNPTVTPVDKCRYDAAIVIGDNLDVNSPFTTTEIPEGKYAVVYFKGAPEEAIQAQLSLYSDWLPNSGFEPDNFPMLEHYLNDARVDGYVEMEIRVKVKAMLFKQ